In the genome of Sinorhizobium chiapasense, the window AAGGTGCTCGAGCGTCCTTCGTGCGTTCATTTGAACCCACAGCGCTTAGGCCTGGACCTCAATAGAAGTCCAGTTCGTCGAACGTGGTGTCGCCGACGTCAATGTCGCCAAGCGTGCGGAAGCTGATGCGCGCACCGATCGACCAGTCGTTGGCGACCGAACTGTCGGTATCCCGCTCCTGCTGGTAGACGATCGAGAACAATGTATCCTGATCATCATAGGTGACACCGAAGCCGTTGCGGGAAATGACGTCATTGTTGATGTCATAGGTCAATGCGCCGAACACCGACCAATAATCGTGGAATCGGTAGGCAGCGGCCGTCTGGATTTCGTCCTGGTCTGAGGGCGAGCCGTAGACCGGCTGTGCCTCGATCCGCGTATAGGTCAGGGCCGCCTGCCATGTCAGGCCCAGATAACCGACCGTGGCGTCGGCGCGGCGCAGAGCAAGGTCGTCCTCGTCCAGCCGCCCGGAGAGACTTGCCATCAGGCCGTAGGGCGCGTCGATGCCGACCATCGCCACATAATCCGAACTCTTGGTTTCCAGTCCCGAATCCGCTCCGACCTTGACGAGATCGTCGGTTGCGAAGGAATTGAGCCCGCCGAGGTGGAACGACTGGCCCGCGATCGCGCGCAAGCCGTAACCATTGTCGAAGCTTCCGGTATAGCGGATGCCGAGATTGGCGCGCGTTCCACCTTCGATACGATCGAAGCCGGAGAACTTGTCGCGATCGAAAAGGTTGGTCGCATCGAAGACGAAGCTCTGCGCATCTTCGTTGGGCAGCCCGCCGGCATGCTGTTCGTCCGGCCGGACATAGATCTGGCCGATCGGCTCCAGCACGTGGCTGCTGTTCTCGCCGGCAAAGAGGATCGGGTAGCGCGCCTCGAGACCGGCGGTCAGCATGCGCCGCGTGACCGCGTCGCTGTTGGTGTAGTCGCCCGTGTAGGCGGGGCCTGGAGGGTCCATGTTGAGGCCCAAGGCATCCCCGCGTGCAGCGAGCAATGGCGTCAGCACGAGACCGCCGGGCGCAATGAACGTCCGCTTCCATTCGAGGTCCGCGGTCAGGCGGTGAGCGGTGCCTTCGAGGCCGCGGAAACGCTCGACGCCAAGGACGTTGATGCTGTCCAGCCGGTTGCGCTTGACGTTCGTGAAGTTCACGTCTGCGCTGAGCTCCCCGCCCAGCACGGATTCCGGCGCGAAGTAGGAGTAGTCGAGGACCTGAGCCGCAGGCTGCTGATTTTCCTCGATGCTGTCGAGGTCGGCGTCCTGGATGTCGAAATAGAAGGCGCGCAGGTCGAAGTAGTTGCGCTTGCCGAGGCCGGTCAGGTAGGCCTGATTGGTATAGGTCGTGCCGTCGAAGCTCTCCAGATCATAGGTCTTGGCAAAGTTGGCGTCCGATTGGACGAGCACGTTCCAGCCAAAGGTCCAGCGCGGATTGATCTGGAATTCGCCCTTCGACGCCACCATGCCGCGATTGGTTTCCTCGGCATCGACGGTGTCGGGCGTGAACTGGTCCCTGTCGAGCTGGCTGATGCCGGCCACGTTCAGCGTGTGCAAACCGTTATGGAACGATTGGCGGAACTCGCCCTCAAGCAAAAAGCCTTGCCGCGTCAGACCCGTCGCGGTGACAGTTGCGTCCATATAGGGGGAGATCGCCCAGTAGTAAGGGATGCCCACACCGGCGCCAAGTTTCTGCGCATAGCGGAACTTCGGAAACAGAAACCCGCTCTTG includes:
- a CDS encoding LPS-assembly protein LptD; protein product: MAAGNRKRIKLTNAALLAGVALHTLAMGMNAPVQAQDTSARIDSLQPNIPADAKLLLSANELLYNRDAETVTVRGNVQIAYGGYRMVARQVVYDQRSGRIIATGEIQLVEPDGNIVYADKMDVTDDFGNGFVQALRIETTDLTRLAAESGERRNGEEFILNRAVYTACTPCNIKPEHRSLWHIKAERVIQNGRTHTIRLEHAYFELFGKPIAYIPAIEIPDHTVKRKSGFLFPKFRYAQKLGAGVGIPYYWAISPYMDATVTATGLTRQGFLLEGEFRQSFHNGLHTLNVAGISQLDRDQFTPDTVDAEETNRGMVASKGEFQINPRWTFGWNVLVQSDANFAKTYDLESFDGTTYTNQAYLTGLGKRNYFDLRAFYFDIQDADLDSIEENQQPAAQVLDYSYFAPESVLGGELSADVNFTNVKRNRLDSINVLGVERFRGLEGTAHRLTADLEWKRTFIAPGGLVLTPLLAARGDALGLNMDPPGPAYTGDYTNSDAVTRRMLTAGLEARYPILFAGENSSHVLEPIGQIYVRPDEQHAGGLPNEDAQSFVFDATNLFDRDKFSGFDRIEGGTRANLGIRYTGSFDNGYGLRAIAGQSFHLGGLNSFATDDLVKVGADSGLETKSSDYVAMVGIDAPYGLMASLSGRLDEDDLALRRADATVGYLGLTWQAALTYTRIEAQPVYGSPSDQDEIQTAAAYRFHDYWSVFGALTYDINNDVISRNGFGVTYDDQDTLFSIVYQQERDTDSSVANDWSIGARISFRTLGDIDVGDTTFDELDFY